The Perca fluviatilis chromosome 18, GENO_Pfluv_1.0, whole genome shotgun sequence genomic interval atttaaatagctcacgttattgtattgtatgaaCAGtaatctttattttatattgtatgtggcattttattttcaggTCAGTGTCCAACATAACCTCGTAACCAGGCAGAGAAGTACTTCAACTTTGTGCCTCCAGAGATAATGGGAGACATAACAGCTGTATGATAACACAGTGCTGCCTCATCCTGCCAAGATCATGGAGGAAGTAAACCCATAACACGTCAGGATACTGATGCTAatggaaaatatgttttaaattacGGTCCCAgtgttgttttcatgttttgaCACTGTATTTGGAAAGGAATATTGCGGAATTTGTGCtgaaatgtcatttttcaatgCTGTGATAACCACAAATAAAATTCCATTTACCTTTATTGTATTGGCGTGACGCAAATAAAACCCTAACTAACTGCATGGCTATGTTCAACTAGATGCAATTCAGCTAAGTTCACCCTTTCATCAAGCTAGACAACTCTATTTTACCTAAATGCCAGTGACCTGGGCCTACCTGTAGTGAAGCTTCTTGTAGAAGACATTCTCAGTTTTACATCAGGGTCCTGGTCCATGGCAACAATGGTTGCCTGCCTGTTTTCGGCGGGCCATTGCATCACTGCATCGTTTTCCCCACTGCAGAGGTGCAAGTTCATACCAACATAGTCTGGGTAGGCGCTGTCTTTTCCATTTGGGTAAACACTGACACCGAATGAGTAGCCCTCCGAGTTGTAGAAGCACTTGCTTTTAACTGCACTGCCATTAGGAGTGGTGGCGAGAACATTGGTGAAGTTGTGGATTTGCCAGACAGCACTGGGGCAAATGGTCTCAGTAAGAGTGATGTCATCGATTAAGATGGTGCCCGAGGAGTCGGCTGATCCTCTGATGCCTTGGAAGGAATAGCGGAACTTCTCTGTCACCTTGAGAGTTACATGGGCTATTTTCCAGGCAGCATCTCCATTACCTGGCAGACAAAAAGCAGGCGATTTATTGTATATTTATTGGGAATTATTCATGAATTGAAAGGAAGTATTTAAAGACATatactagtctggatcaacggaagtacatttacAGGATTATTGCCTGATATCCCTCTCCTTCCACTCTCTGTGGGTTGCCGCTCTCAACAACAACAGACTTCAAGCTAGCAGTTGTGTAACAAAGCAGGCCTGCTTAGTTCAAtcagggaatgattgttaaGATCAACAAGGAATATTGTTATTTATGGCATTTACTATGTAACTGGGACGCTTTGGGGCCGATTGgaggggattgctgtggacgaagtatacacggcgatacactggcaAGAGCAAATGACAtataaccatgtatccagctaatttaaatagctcacgttattGTATTGTGTTAACAGTTAACTTTATTTGATACTGTATGTGGCATTTTATTTTAGCAAATGTTCCACCCAAACAATTTCCTTTCCGAGACTATTCTGCAGATCCACCGTCActgtgtccggagcttagcaccacaCAAGGCGATTGTCATTGGTTTAAAGatatgcaaacaacccagagcgttttttttttctctcctatcccagaatgtctGTGTGGTGTAGCCAAACTTTACTCTGCAGCGGAGTGAAGATAGGTCTGGTAaacagtcttgtataaagtacttgaaagcagtacttgagtaaaagtacaagtatcttaccagaaaatgactttggtaaaagttaaagtcaccttttagaatattacttgagtaaaagtcttaaagtagcTGGTATTTACAGTactaaagtatcaaaagtaatgttatgatatttaatgtacttaagtattagaagtaaaagtttATCGTAGATTTCTAATAGTGAAGCATAATATTCAGGGTTTCCACACCTTCTTAAACATCAAGCCTGAcatcaacaaagaaaaaaacagaaacagaattacattttttgtgagaaagaaTATTTCACTCCCAACCTAcgaaaacatttcttgcaagtaACGAGTAACAAAGATTCTtaagggaaatgtagtggagtaaaagtataaattttatttaggatatgtagtaaagtaaaagtttccagaaatataagtaacaaagtaaagtacagatacgtgaaaattctacttaagtacagtaacaaagtatttgtaatttgttacattacaacactgctggTAAACTATAGCCACATGAGCTGGAATGAGATTCTGGAATGAGATTCTGGAATGAGATTCTTGAAGCAACTCTGTTGTAAACGCTAACgttgctcggttagcacaacgaaatcatgttagaaagcacagccgaaacaatttgtcataaactatATAATGTGACaatagtgttagccacgatgctaacggcagtgataactaagccaaacagtgctgtcactactattttagtgatttataagcaacatgtttcttgcagattgtcacgttactgaaAATACATctgttagaaggtaatatatgaagtcgatgctaactctgacagctgtagggcgccgctaacattaactttagctgtctccatgaagctcccagctaagctcctataacttgcgacgcagttaggaaaccagaacgagctaactattgataacataagcattttggatgttgattttaaagtcatgtcaAAACTATTTCCCGTCCTTATCCCGATTTCCAGCTGTAGCCTGACACTCCCCCCTGTACTCGGTACTTAATGTtagctcacaatgccttgtgtttctcactcccgtaacttattgttcatcagacATGAGAaaagggagattagctaacgttagccaacctttttattaaaaaaaaaatcacatttgaatagAAATTTCTGCATTCAAatggtattgattttttttactgttcaaATTATTTTCggaattcgttccaacagccctagaaCACAacgtaatttatttttaaacacactgcacactggcagggagtgGGGTTTCTAAAGTGCACTTTCTGTTGAAGACAcataaaaaacagctcataccgCAGGAACGGTATGACGGAAAAtgttagtggttttgaaaccgtGACTTTTTCAAACAGCGATATACCTTGACACCGGTAACGGGCCCATGCCTAGTTTCATATTAATCTTACAATGCAATAAACTCCACCACTGCATGGATAGTAAGTGGTATTCATTAAGGATTTGAAAGTGACAACATTTAAGAATGCACTCTGCATTAGACAGTGTATTATGTGCTGCCACatgaatgataaaataaaatacctgTAATGGTGTGGATCTTCTTGAAACTGCGTAGAGCCCCTGTCCCATCATCAGTCCTGACCCATATGACCAGTTTGTCCCCAGCGGCTCCCGTCATCTTGTAGAAGAACTCCAGGCACTGCTCGTCTCTCTTGGGGTAGAGGATACGTGACTCCAGCAAGGCGCTGCTTCCAGCTGCACCCGAAGATGTGTCAAACTTCATGAAGTAGCCAGAATCTACAAAAAAACAGAGTGGCCATCGGTACATATTGTGTTAAATGAGTTATAATAATGACTGGGATTGGAAAATAATGTTATTTATGTCCTGTTACAACAGTATTTACCAAAATGGCTAAAAAGCTAATAGTGTTGTAAGACAAGAAATTTAATGACATTATTGTTGTCCTTTGCATATGGCAAAACCAGTCACTGGGCAAATCACACACAAATGATCACTCACTAAATGCATGTTTTTGATATAACTATTTCATGTAACTGTTCAATCTTTTTTTCAGTAAATCTCATAACAAAAAGATATGATGCATTTGGGGGATGGAAAAATGAGCCTCCACCTGGAGCTGGAGTGTGTGACACTGttcaatttatttaattgtaagattttttgttttcagaTTTACGTTTGATATTTGCGTATGATCTAGAAAATCAGCTCGGTACCTCTGCAGCGCCCTGCCAGGGTGTGGTCGGTATCAGCTGGACTGCTCAGCGTCTGGGCCCAGTCTGCGGTGTCCTCCTCATTCTGGATCATTCCACAGATGTTGATCAGCTCAAAGGAGCACTGGTccaggagagtgtgtgtgttggctggaACAGGACAGTTATCTACAGTCAACCTACAAAGCTTACAGCACTAAGGATGTAATGATGCATTGTGAATCGGCCTAGGACTTCAGACGTCACTACGTGTTCTTAGTATATTTATTTGACTTCAGACATCACAACTTGTTCTTAGTGGTGTGGTATTGATTTTAaagacaattattattattattattggccatttctgcctttaatggacagcTGTGATACAAacggggggaagacatgcaggaaactgtcacaggtcggactcaaaccctggaccttctgcgtcgatgAATAAACCTCAACATATGTGTGCcggctctaccaactgagctaacctggcTACATTTGAAGAGATTTTTATTCAATTAATGCAATGTGGGAATTGTTTTACAAATCTAGTTCttaatgttttattaatttttttgttatttcagataaaatacaatttcagttgcacttttgacagtttttgttttgcacagcttatataaaaaaagtgtctttcagtcatttgtctgcagctcattctgttaaaaaaacttaaaatcccGAATTGTGGTTTGAGTGTATCGGTAGACCACTATGAAGCACTACAGAtaggaaaatatatatatatatatatatagtttttttttttttattgattatttggtctttttggcctttatttaatAGGATAGCTGAAAACAGGAAAGGGGGTGAgaggggggggatgacatgcaggaaacggAAGCAGGTCGGACTTGAACCTGGACCACTGTGCTAAGGACTGTGCCTCACCCAAATTTTCCACCGGgcgcttctgtgtgtgtttggtattTTTAAGTCATCTTCTaggcagcgctgcatggaaGGCACTATGGTTAGGcaaaggttagggttaggtgcctttaAGTCGacagtcgcagcgctgccttgaagtcaacggtgggggcttaaaacatcATTGAGCGCATCGGCTCTCAGCTCCGCTCCGCCAAAGATACGCACCAGGAAAATAGGGGTGAGGCTCAGTTCTTTGCACAGTGGCCTGGGTTCAAGTCCGACCCATGTccgtttcctgcatgtcatcccccctctctgtctTCAGCTATCCTATTTAATAAAGGCCATAAAAGACCAaacaataatcttaaaaaatacattttgagcaTGTACTCCTTTCCTATCTGTAGTGCTGTATATGGGTGTAAAAGACTAAAACAATCGGAAAAGCTGAGCGGGACTACTGTGATCATTCTGTTAGTGCAGCCTTAAAGATGAGAGCATAAATGTATTTCAGGTCAAGTGGGAAAACAAATGAGTAATTTACCTAAAGATCCAGATGTTACAGATTCATAATAAACCTCTTTTCCTGCCAGGATATTGGATTTGAACCATATGCCTTTCACTAACCGTCAGGAGGATGTGAAAGGAGTCACTCACCACAGTCGTACATGCGGTTGAGCCTTGTGATGTCTACTGCACTGAAGTCCAGCCGCTGGCCGATGACCTCATTAAAATACGGTATGGTGGTGGTGATTGTGGGGATGCTTTCGTTCTTGTTAAAGGACAGTGGTCTGTAGTGCATGATGGACTCATAGTCATATGGCGTGTTCAGATCAGTGATAAATTCATCCTCATACTTCTCGAAATTGTGGTCCTTCCCTGTGACGAGAAAGTAACATTGTCATGTAGATAGTCAGGGGACAAGATCAACTCCTTCAAACAGTGCTACCATGTAACAAATGTATATGTAGAAGCTTTTAAACCTCCTATCCTTTTAAAAGTATGATCATTTGTTAGAATTCATCAGCCATGACAGCGATGCTGATATTGtgagcgcgtgtgtgtgtgtgtgtgtgtgtgtgtgggggtgggggcttgtttaactatatttgtgggggcaaaatgctggaccccacaagtttaaagggctgtttgagagttaagacttggttttaggattagggatagaattaggttagggtgagggtgagggtaagggttaaggttaggcatttagttgtgatgggtAAGGTTAGGtcaaggggctagggaatgcattatatcAATGACAGGTCctcacaaagatagtgccacaaacctgtgtgtgtgtgtgtgtgtgtgtgtgtgtgtgtgtgagtgcgtgcgtgtgtgtgtgtgttctttgccaggtgtttacatttctgtctgtctatggAGAGATTTTGTCAACGTCATAGCTGGTTCCATAAGTGATTTTCCCTATTCAATATCTCGTTGAATGGGGAACGTTTCAGAAAATGCATATATCATGAGTTCTAAGCCTGGAACCAAGAcaaccagctacgagatgaaTCGTGACcctaaaacatttgatttgtgtGTGCCATTtatgaaaatggcaaaaaaaagacaaaggtaCTTTCTGTGTACAGAAACGATCAAAGACTTCAATGGTTGCAGCTTGTTCACGGCTGTGGTAAACATTTCCACCGTATCAGCGAACTCTACCAATCAGAGATGggtgggtagtgtagtacttctccattacaaagcaaataaaacatgtttttcttaaaacacgGTTAATATTATACAGACTTGTGGCTTTTACAGCGGCATAAACATAGCTTCTGATAAGTCTCccttggatggtttagacattatggctaataATTAAAATCCCTATGTAGAAAATTAACGGGATATTCACTTCCAGAACCACATTGTTGACCTCTATTGATCCCCTCTACTTTACGCCCCTGGCTCGCATTGGCATCACGGCTGGTAAGATCCCACTGCAAGATGGCCTATaatatctctgtctgtcagatTTAGTCATTGGAGTATTCCCTATAACCCTGGCCGTGAATAAAACAAAACGTGAAATAGTTGTGACCCACCTTCTTCAATCTGGTCCCACCAGATTTTGACATAGTCGTCTCTATCTGAGCGAGACTGTTCATGGTAAAAGCCCAGAGCATGGAGGAGCTCATGCTGCACAATAGCCTTAGTGTCACATCTGGCTCCAATGGACACATTCTGGCCTGTTCTATCATCTCCAACATATGACCAGCATCTGAATTGATAGAATGGAAAAATTCAGACGACAACAAAATCAACCTTAGGTGCTGTTACTGTTCATTTCATCACATCTCCTTATCTTAATGCCTTTGATGACTTGACAGCACGGCCCATAAAGTTTTGCAACAGCCGAGATCATTTATCAGGCAGAGTCAGCGTGGACCAATGCAGCTCACCCAGACAGCTTGGTGAAGGAGATGTAGCTGCTCTCGCCCTCATAGGGCTTGAAGTCCACACAGGATCTCAAACGGTATTCCTCAAAAGCCTGGAGGATCACACCTTTAGCATTCAGTTCTGGAATAAAGGAAATTAATTTCCAAAtcagtacattaacatgtacctagtaatcaaattatttgtTGGTGGAAATGTATTCTTTTGGCAACGGTGTACCTAAAGAATCAGTTAAGATATAGGGAATGGGGAACTTCCATCTTCTTGTTTGATCAAGGATTGCATTCCTGCTGGGCTGCAAAACACATTGAAAGCATTGAGCGTTAAGTTCTTGACGAACGCCATCTCTACTCAGACTCTCTGTATACTCACATCAACAGCGATGTCTCCCTCAAACAGGTGTGTTAACCCTAAAACGGTGAAAAACACGTCTTTAGTACACATGGATATCAGTCAGCAAAGCATGTGATCACATGTATCAACAGAACACATTGTTaaaagtcccatggcatgaaaatttcactttatgaggttttttaacattaatatgcgttcccccagcctgcctatggtcccccagtggcttgaaatggcgataggtgtaaaccgagccctgggtatcctgctctgcctttgagaaaatgaaagctcagatgggccgatctggaatgttgctccttatgatgtcataaggggaaaggttacctcccctttctctgctttgcccacccagagattttagcccacccatgagagagagacatcatggctttcaaacgagcaaagtggcagttggtcaaggccacacccccacccccacttttcccccctctctcctcctcaatagctacagacacagaaatggcacatcctaaggaaagctcattgtgggactagctctagtggctgtaattctgcaccaaggctgaattttggaaaagaaacttcagatacagtattaggggaccactaaggtttatataaaagagacttcagatatagtattaggggaccactaaggtccttTAAAACAGGGACCAGGGAAACaagggacctttaaaacaacaTATTCTCACTTGGTAAATATCTATTGAGGTTAGGTCAGGACtccttggcgtcactttttaacACTCAGGGTCGGGAACCCTTGGCATAATTTTTAACTTGCAATGTGAAACcacttagttagggttagggaaacagcaacacattctcacacccaactc includes:
- the LOC120547332 gene encoding meprin A subunit alpha-like — its product is MGSGDSWRKIAALIGVFVVLKVQALPTHIGDNADTGELSDDILDINRGLTHLFEGDIAVDPSRNAILDQTRRWKFPIPYILTDSLELNAKGVILQAFEEYRLRSCVDFKPYEGESSYISFTKLSGCWSYVGDDRTGQNVSIGARCDTKAIVQHELLHALGFYHEQSRSDRDDYVKIWWDQIEEGKDHNFEKYEDEFITDLNTPYDYESIMHYRPLSFNKNESIPTITTTIPYFNEVIGQRLDFSAVDITRLNRMYDCANTHTLLDQCSFELINICGMIQNEEDTADWAQTLSSPADTDHTLAGRCRDSGYFMKFDTSSGAAGSSALLESRILYPKRDEQCLEFFYKMTGAAGDKLVIWVRTDDGTGALRSFKKIHTITGNGDAAWKIAHVTLKVTEKFRYSFQGIRGSADSSGTILIDDITLTETICPSAVWQIHNFTNVLATTPNGSAVKSKCFYNSEGYSFGVSVYPNGKDSAYPDYVGMNLHLCSGENDAVMQWPAENRQATIVAMDQDPDVKLRMSSTRSFTTDTDARWNKPTAASGAVWDDSCQCHRGKDFGWSTFISHKQLHRRSFLKNDDLIITAEFNDLTHLIETEVPVDPATQSNDITDEKPISEVKMRPEAPKHREARAANPCHPNPCFNGGVCVESEGKASCRCASSQATYYAGKRCEKLNIDQGILGALIGGAAGIVVLTLAIFSVIRRAQ